A genomic segment from Bradyrhizobium sp. ISRA430 encodes:
- a CDS encoding aldo/keto reductase — protein sequence MKRSQFGALDVTSIGLGTAPLGGLFSAVSDTDAEATIERAWSLGVRFFDTAPLYGFGLAERRLGGFLRQKPRDSYVISTKVGRLLRAPAGVAGEDDHYKDTPRERPVFDFSHDGVMRSVEESLKRLGLDRVDILLVHDPDDHFEAAVAGAFRALRRLRDEGTVKAIGAGMNQSEMLVRFAEAVSLDCFLLAGRYTLLDQGALDALFPLCLRKNIGILLGGIYNSGILADPRAGAKFNYEDADAVLVKRAIELDELCRKHGTELKAAAFQFCMAHPAVTVALTGARTPAEVSDNIAMSERTVPPAFWQELRARNLVDARAPLPGGV from the coding sequence ATGAAACGGTCGCAGTTCGGCGCTCTCGATGTCACATCAATCGGTCTCGGCACCGCGCCGCTCGGAGGATTGTTTTCCGCGGTCAGCGACACTGACGCGGAAGCGACGATCGAGCGCGCATGGTCGCTTGGTGTCCGCTTCTTCGACACCGCGCCGCTCTACGGCTTCGGCCTCGCCGAGCGGCGGCTGGGTGGCTTCCTGCGGCAAAAACCGCGCGATTCCTATGTCATTTCCACCAAGGTCGGACGGCTCTTGCGGGCGCCGGCCGGCGTTGCGGGCGAGGACGATCACTATAAGGACACGCCGCGCGAGCGGCCGGTGTTCGACTTCAGTCATGACGGCGTCATGCGTTCGGTCGAGGAGAGCCTTAAGCGCCTTGGGCTCGACCGCGTCGATATCCTGCTCGTTCACGATCCGGACGACCACTTTGAGGCCGCAGTTGCCGGCGCCTTCCGCGCGCTCCGTCGCCTCCGCGATGAGGGCACGGTGAAGGCGATCGGCGCCGGCATGAACCAGTCCGAGATGCTGGTCCGCTTCGCCGAGGCCGTGTCCCTCGACTGCTTCCTGCTGGCCGGTCGCTACACGCTGCTCGACCAGGGCGCGCTGGATGCGCTGTTTCCGCTGTGCCTTAGGAAAAACATCGGCATCCTGCTCGGGGGCATCTACAACAGCGGCATCCTCGCCGATCCGCGCGCCGGCGCGAAATTCAACTATGAGGATGCCGACGCAGTGCTCGTCAAGCGCGCGATCGAGCTCGACGAGCTCTGTCGCAAGCACGGCACGGAGCTGAAGGCGGCCGCGTTCCAGTTCTGCATGGCCCATCCGGCGGTGACGGTCGCGCTGACCGGCGCCCGAACGCCGGCGGAAGTGTCCGACAACATCGCGATGTCGGAACGAACCGTGCCGCCGGCCTTCTGGCAGGAGCTGCGCGCGCGCAACCTCGTCGATGCGCGGGCGCCGTTGCCCGGTGGAGTGTAG
- a CDS encoding amidohydrolase family protein, with the protein MVIDGHQHFWDPARADYPWMEAPELAPIRRAFGPVDLAPLLKANGIDASILVQCRSALAETEEFLRIASATPSVIGVVGWADLTDGALDETLHRLRTSPGGEKLVGIRHQVHDESDPDWLLREDVQRGLTAVFAHDLAYDLLVRSRELPAAIATAQAFPKARFVLDHAAKPPIADGGSAEWSDRIAALAACGNVWCKISGLATEAKWDDWTAERLFPYVDHVAKCFGEDRLIFGSDWPVCLLAGSYSEIKGALEACLAKLGPHVREKAFGANAKAAYRLLAN; encoded by the coding sequence ATGGTGATCGACGGCCATCAGCATTTCTGGGATCCGGCGCGCGCCGACTATCCCTGGATGGAAGCGCCGGAGCTGGCGCCGATCCGCCGCGCATTCGGCCCGGTCGACCTCGCGCCGCTTCTGAAGGCGAACGGCATCGACGCGAGCATCCTAGTGCAATGCCGCTCCGCGCTGGCGGAGACCGAGGAATTCTTGCGCATTGCCAGCGCAACGCCCTCCGTCATCGGCGTGGTCGGCTGGGCCGATCTTACGGACGGCGCGCTCGACGAGACGCTTCATCGGCTGCGTACTTCGCCTGGTGGCGAGAAGCTCGTCGGCATCCGCCACCAGGTCCACGATGAGTCCGATCCGGATTGGCTGCTGCGCGAGGACGTCCAGCGCGGACTCACCGCGGTGTTCGCGCACGATCTCGCCTACGACCTCCTGGTCCGCAGCCGCGAGCTGCCGGCCGCGATCGCTACCGCGCAGGCCTTTCCCAAGGCGCGCTTCGTCCTCGACCACGCCGCCAAGCCGCCGATCGCCGATGGCGGCAGCGCCGAATGGTCCGATCGCATCGCCGCGCTCGCCGCTTGCGGCAATGTCTGGTGCAAGATCTCAGGGCTAGCGACCGAGGCGAAATGGGACGATTGGACCGCGGAGCGGCTGTTTCCCTACGTCGACCACGTCGCCAAATGTTTTGGCGAGGACCGTCTGATCTTCGGCTCCGACTGGCCGGTGTGTTTGCTTGCCGGAAGCTACAGCGAGATCAAGGGCGCGTTGGAAGCGTGCCTGGCGAAGCTCGGCCCGCATGTGCGCGAGAAGGCGTTTGGGGCGAATGCGAAGGCTGCGTATCGGTTGCTGGCTAACTAA